One Leptolyngbya subtilissima AS-A7 genomic window carries:
- a CDS encoding creatininase family protein encodes MHGPIPPHRYFAYLTWTDIEAMPDRANAVIVQPMGAIEQHGPHLPLAVDSAICTTVLGNALAQLDDAVPVYSLPPLYYGKSNEHWHFPGTITLSAETLLKVIYDVAESIYRAGFRKLVLLNAHGGQPQVLEIAARDLHQVHDDLLVFPLFVWAVPNCAGDLLTPKEMELGIHAGDAETSLMLTIMPEQVRMAEAKAEFPQNLPTDSWLTMEGALPFAWVTRDLSASGVLGDPTIATGEKGEQLLTSLATSWATALEDIYRFRQPHTDSAYLL; translated from the coding sequence ATGCACGGCCCCATTCCTCCCCACCGCTACTTTGCCTACCTTACCTGGACTGACATTGAGGCAATGCCCGATCGCGCCAATGCGGTGATTGTGCAGCCCATGGGAGCGATCGAGCAGCATGGTCCCCACCTACCCCTCGCCGTAGACAGCGCCATCTGCACGACCGTGCTCGGTAACGCCCTGGCTCAGCTAGATGACGCCGTACCGGTCTACAGCCTGCCTCCCCTGTACTACGGCAAATCTAACGAGCACTGGCATTTTCCAGGCACGATTACCCTCTCGGCTGAAACCCTGCTGAAGGTCATCTACGACGTCGCCGAAAGTATCTACCGAGCTGGATTTCGCAAGCTGGTGCTGCTCAATGCCCACGGCGGCCAACCCCAGGTGCTAGAAATTGCCGCGCGAGATCTGCATCAGGTCCACGATGATTTGCTGGTATTTCCTTTATTTGTGTGGGCGGTACCCAACTGCGCTGGCGATTTGCTGACGCCCAAAGAGATGGAGCTGGGCATTCACGCTGGGGATGCCGAAACCAGCCTCATGCTGACGATTATGCCTGAGCAAGTGCGCATGGCTGAGGCCAAAGCCGAGTTTCCCCAAAATTTGCCGACAGACAGCTGGCTCACTATGGAGGGAGCGTTGCCCTTTGCCTGGGTAACCCGCGATCTCAGCGCCAGCGGGGTTTTGGGAGACCCAACTATAGCCACTGGGGAAAAAGGGGAACAGCTCCTCACCTCTCTTGCTACGAGTTGGGCGACCGCACTAGAAGATATTTATCGATTTCGCCAGCCCCACACTGACTCGGCCTACTTGCTTTAG
- a CDS encoding helix-turn-helix transcriptional regulator: MSQERAVKVIERIRELGLTNKAVADAVGVGERSVYRWFSYEREPRLNFHQVAALCTVLNWSVQQLAEAYHPPEANEKGAALES; the protein is encoded by the coding sequence ATGTCTCAAGAAAGAGCCGTGAAGGTGATTGAAAGAATCAGAGAGTTAGGTCTCACGAACAAAGCGGTTGCTGACGCCGTAGGTGTTGGCGAGCGCTCGGTTTATCGCTGGTTCAGCTATGAGAGAGAGCCCAGACTGAATTTCCATCAGGTCGCGGCTCTCTGCACAGTGCTCAATTGGAGTGTGCAGCAGCTTGCTGAGGCATACCATCCACCAGAAGCCAATGAAAAAGGGGCCGCCCTCGAAAGCTAG
- a CDS encoding DUF4278 domain-containing protein, protein MSLKYRGVDYEPANAQVNVSEEVIGRYRGAVATRHVAPQAQAAHPQGLKYRGATVR, encoded by the coding sequence ATGTCCTTGAAATATCGCGGCGTTGATTACGAACCGGCTAATGCCCAAGTTAATGTCTCTGAAGAAGTTATTGGTCGCTACCGCGGCGCTGTTGCTACCCGCCATGTAGCACCCCAGGCTCAGGCCGCTCATCCTCAGGGCCTTAAGTATCGTGGGGCCACTGTTCGATAG
- a CDS encoding pseudouridine synthase: MAERLQKILSQYGVASRRQAEQMIEAGQVQVNGAVAYLGQRADLSCDRIEVNQQPLQAHHRPTQHYLLLHKPLGMVSTCADPQDRPTVLNALPPELQTIGIHPVGRLDAYTTGALLLTNDGDFTFRLTHPRHDVSKTYRVRLDGQLSPSALDAWRQGIWLDRQLTRPAQVRVIATNPNHTQLEVILQEGRNRQIRRVAMALGHRVIDLHRTAVGSVALGNLGVGAYRALSSAEIEALLAESSVQSTPQKTTSVIS; the protein is encoded by the coding sequence ATGGCAGAACGGTTACAAAAAATCCTCTCTCAGTATGGGGTTGCCTCCCGACGGCAAGCCGAGCAGATGATTGAGGCCGGGCAGGTGCAGGTCAACGGAGCCGTGGCCTACTTGGGCCAGCGGGCTGACCTTAGCTGCGATCGCATAGAAGTCAATCAACAACCCCTCCAGGCTCATCATCGGCCTACTCAGCACTATCTGCTCCTGCACAAGCCCCTCGGCATGGTGTCTACCTGTGCCGATCCTCAGGATCGCCCTACCGTGCTCAACGCTCTACCCCCTGAGTTGCAAACCATCGGCATTCACCCCGTAGGGCGACTGGATGCTTACACGACTGGAGCTCTGTTGCTTACCAATGATGGTGACTTCACCTTTCGGCTTACACATCCCCGCCACGACGTCTCGAAAACCTATCGGGTGCGCCTCGATGGGCAGCTGTCTCCCTCAGCCCTCGATGCTTGGCGACAAGGTATCTGGCTCGATCGCCAGCTTACTCGCCCTGCCCAAGTTCGAGTGATCGCCACTAACCCCAACCATACCCAACTTGAGGTTATTCTTCAGGAAGGGCGCAACCGGCAAATCCGCCGGGTTGCCATGGCCCTAGGTCATCGGGTGATAGACTTACACCGAACCGCAGTAGGTTCAGTTGCGCTGGGTAATCTAGGTGTGGGGGCTTACAGGGCTTTATCATCTGCCGAAATTGAGGCATTATTAGCTGAGTCATCGGTTCAATCAACTCCTCAGAAAACTACCTCCGTCATTAGTTAG
- a CDS encoding pentapeptide repeat-containing protein, whose amino-acid sequence MKFTLLAGTAVAISLAMGLPAQAENPAHVQQLLETNLCQSCDLSGANLTQAHLIGADLRDANLEGATLLESNLEGADLSGADLTGANLTRAFLTNALLENTTFDQANLTEASLYFAEVTGASFLNANLTGADIVGTPISVGGD is encoded by the coding sequence ATGAAATTTACTCTACTCGCTGGGACCGCAGTCGCTATTTCGTTAGCAATGGGTCTACCCGCTCAGGCCGAAAACCCAGCCCACGTACAGCAGCTACTTGAAACCAACCTCTGTCAGAGCTGCGATCTGTCGGGGGCCAATCTAACCCAGGCTCACCTAATTGGCGCTGACCTGCGCGATGCTAATTTAGAAGGCGCAACTCTCTTAGAATCCAACCTAGAAGGGGCTGACTTAAGCGGTGCCGACTTGACTGGTGCTAACCTCACCCGAGCTTTTTTGACCAACGCCCTGCTCGAAAATACTACTTTTGACCAGGCTAATCTAACCGAGGCATCCCTTTACTTTGCTGAGGTGACTGGAGCATCATTCCTCAATGCCAATTTGACCGGAGCCGACATTGTAGGCACCCCAATTAGCGTTGGCGGCGACTAG
- a CDS encoding prohibitin family protein, which yields MKSSTLNWPPVVLSFLAIVGLALVTSSFVIINPGQAGVLSILGKSQDGVLLEGIHLKPPLVSTVDVYDVTVQKFEVPAQSSTKDLQDLSGRFAINFRLDPTEVVNIRRTQGTLENIVSKIVAPQTQESFKIAAARRTVEEAITQRAELKQDFDDALTFRLDKYGILVLDTSVVDLTFSTEFAKAVEDKQIAEQRARRAVYIAQEAEQEAQAEINRAKGRAEAQRLIAETLKAKGGQLVLQKEAIEAWKGGGAQVPRVLVMGQGSNVPLLFDLQQAARDEADQPG from the coding sequence TTGAAATCTTCGACTCTGAACTGGCCACCGGTGGTGCTGAGCTTTCTCGCGATTGTGGGTTTAGCCCTGGTGACCAGCAGTTTTGTAATTATTAACCCAGGCCAAGCCGGGGTGCTGAGTATTCTCGGCAAATCTCAGGATGGGGTACTGCTAGAAGGCATTCATTTGAAGCCACCTCTAGTGTCTACAGTCGATGTGTACGACGTGACAGTGCAAAAGTTTGAGGTGCCAGCCCAAAGCTCTACCAAAGATCTGCAGGATCTTTCCGGCCGCTTTGCCATCAACTTTCGCCTTGACCCTACAGAGGTGGTGAATATTCGTCGCACCCAGGGCACGCTCGAAAACATCGTGTCTAAAATTGTGGCACCCCAGACCCAGGAGTCATTTAAGATCGCTGCTGCCCGCCGCACCGTCGAGGAGGCGATTACCCAACGGGCAGAACTCAAGCAGGACTTTGATGATGCCTTGACCTTTCGCCTCGACAAGTACGGCATTCTAGTGCTGGATACCAGCGTGGTCGATCTGACATTCTCAACCGAGTTTGCTAAGGCCGTCGAAGACAAGCAAATTGCCGAGCAGCGCGCTCGCCGCGCCGTCTACATCGCCCAAGAGGCAGAACAGGAAGCCCAAGCCGAGATCAACCGGGCCAAAGGCCGCGCCGAGGCCCAGCGTCTGATCGCTGAAACCCTAAAGGCCAAGGGTGGTCAGCTCGTTCTGCAAAAGGAGGCGATCGAGGCTTGGAAAGGAGGAGGCGCTCAAGTCCCCCGAGTCTTGGTAATGGGTCAGGGCAGCAACGTACCGCTTCTCTTTGACCTACAGCAGGCCGCCAGGGACGAGGCGGATCAGCCAGGCTAG
- a CDS encoding FHA domain-containing protein, translated as MAEPPVPKLTLFFPDDFGDPAWAGTVYALEAPSTARGEWVLGRAPDCNLTIRIKEVSLKHAVIAYSYLRDRWTLADLESTNGTFHNGVKMISGQVVELKLRDRIDLAAKGKIQVVEDEDDTIRNEDSGPVTISSTTPLATLPTVPPLPTLEPATPPSSKTPWDSLYLGTQWVISGQTTAGKIYRLIVAGAGVAFFILMMDWLTK; from the coding sequence ATGGCCGAGCCTCCGGTGCCTAAACTGACGCTGTTCTTTCCCGACGACTTTGGCGATCCCGCTTGGGCTGGGACGGTTTATGCCCTAGAGGCCCCCTCAACGGCTAGGGGAGAGTGGGTGCTGGGGCGTGCCCCAGACTGCAATCTCACCATCAGGATTAAAGAGGTGAGTTTGAAGCATGCGGTGATTGCCTATAGCTACCTCAGAGACCGATGGACCCTTGCTGATCTAGAAAGCACTAACGGCACGTTTCACAACGGGGTGAAGATGATCTCTGGCCAGGTAGTGGAGCTGAAGCTGAGGGACCGCATCGACCTGGCTGCTAAGGGCAAAATTCAGGTGGTGGAGGATGAGGACGACACGATTAGAAATGAGGATTCGGGACCGGTGACGATCTCTAGCACTACGCCTCTGGCGACGCTCCCAACAGTGCCACCGCTGCCAACGTTAGAACCAGCAACGCCCCCATCGAGCAAAACCCCTTGGGATAGTTTGTACCTGGGCACCCAATGGGTCATTTCTGGGCAGACCACTGCGGGAAAGATCTACCGGCTGATTGTGGCTGGTGCTGGGGTGGCGTTCTTCATATTGATGATGGATTGGCTAACCAAATAG
- a CDS encoding Fic family protein translates to MVIAATHPWIDFKPNLKEAPISLWISLGQASSKCDYISGVPLKPSVAEILHELYLAKGVQATIAIEGNSLTEEQVKAILHHDLKLPSSQQYLAQEVENVLDACNDIVSSVAQCEDPQLSIGLIESFNYKILKDLPLGEEKISGKIRLGSVGVGRYLAPKAEYCYELLNRFCDWYNNFEKGLDLDKTSIAILKAILSHLYFVWIHPFDDGNGRTARLIELKTLLEAGLPMPVSHLLSNYYNFTRENYYRQLDYASKTGECLEFVKYAIQGFLEKLDEQIDLIRAQQLIIAWSDLVYDLFADKDTQSDIRRRNLVLEMSFHSDKPLLKNKITQATPKLAEMYATKTTKTLTRDLNELMKMNLVRKTPKGFVANKELILAFLPVTCADQD, encoded by the coding sequence ATGGTTATAGCTGCTACACATCCATGGATTGACTTCAAGCCAAACCTGAAAGAAGCGCCTATAAGTCTTTGGATATCACTAGGCCAAGCGTCATCTAAATGTGATTACATCTCTGGAGTTCCTCTTAAGCCGAGTGTAGCTGAAATATTGCATGAACTCTACCTTGCTAAAGGTGTTCAAGCAACTATTGCGATAGAAGGCAATAGTTTAACAGAAGAACAAGTTAAAGCCATCTTACATCATGACCTAAAACTCCCGTCCTCACAACAATATTTGGCGCAGGAAGTTGAAAATGTTCTTGATGCTTGTAACGACATTGTTTCAAGTGTAGCTCAATGCGAAGATCCTCAATTGAGCATAGGATTAATTGAATCCTTTAATTATAAAATCCTAAAAGATTTGCCTTTAGGCGAAGAAAAAATTAGTGGAAAAATTCGGTTGGGCAGTGTGGGTGTGGGTCGATATCTAGCTCCCAAAGCTGAATATTGTTATGAGCTTTTAAATAGGTTTTGTGATTGGTACAACAACTTTGAGAAAGGCTTGGATTTAGACAAGACATCAATTGCAATTTTAAAGGCAATTTTGTCTCATTTGTACTTTGTCTGGATACACCCTTTTGATGATGGAAATGGAAGGACGGCAAGGCTTATTGAGCTTAAAACCTTGCTTGAAGCCGGTTTGCCAATGCCTGTATCTCACTTGCTTAGTAATTACTATAATTTCACAAGAGAGAACTACTATCGTCAACTTGACTATGCTAGCAAGACGGGCGAATGTCTAGAATTTGTTAAGTATGCTATTCAAGGCTTTTTGGAGAAGCTTGATGAGCAAATAGATTTGATTCGGGCTCAGCAGCTTATTATTGCTTGGAGTGATTTGGTTTACGACTTGTTTGCTGACAAAGATACTCAGTCGGATATTAGAAGGAGAAATCTTGTTTTAGAAATGTCTTTTCATAGTGATAAGCCGTTGCTTAAAAATAAAATTACTCAAGCAACTCCAAAGCTGGCTGAGATGTATGCTACCAAAACCACCAAAACATTAACCAGAGATTTAAATGAGTTGATGAAGATGAACTTGGTTCGAAAGACACCAAAAGGATTCGTTGCTAACAAGGAACTTATTTTGGCTTTCTTGCCAGTAACTTGTGCTGACCAAGACTGA
- a CDS encoding glucose-6-phosphate dehydrogenase — MTDFNRETDLPAAIDTVEKLKVWVDSLLQRLYGSKEYEETEGAYLQPVVDYSIVRTSDKKVRQITRSSIPINQDYLTATTQKFWTFADSLGDVEIPAAFKVD, encoded by the coding sequence ATGACTGATTTTAATCGCGAAACGGATCTCCCCGCAGCTATTGACACAGTTGAAAAACTGAAAGTTTGGGTAGACTCTCTGCTTCAGCGCCTTTATGGCTCTAAAGAGTATGAAGAGACTGAAGGGGCTTATCTTCAGCCAGTAGTTGACTATTCAATCGTTCGAACATCCGATAAAAAGGTTCGGCAAATTACCCGTAGCAGCATTCCAATTAACCAGGATTATCTAACGGCCACGACTCAAAAGTTTTGGACGTTTGCCGACTCTTTAGGTGATGTCGAAATTCCTGCTGCTTTTAAGGTTGACTAG
- a CDS encoding helix-turn-helix domain-containing protein: MKTKELVDPNALYREQLSELGAMLQWARQQQGQSLEVMAEKTLIRPSLLTAIEQGDLDGLPEPVYIRGLLRRYGDALQLDGETLASQFFTPPRIQRTSWKETPAAQLRPLHLYGAYFVLLVAAISGLSYVLRQTAPEVTVLPPLNPLEGVEGPANPGPNNTPAPAAAEPEDPKAPIKVKMTLTAQSWLRITSDGKTEFEGILQPGDTRLWTADQALTVRAGNAGAVMVSYNDKQAQALGQPGMVREITYSPIEAISLAW; this comes from the coding sequence ATGAAGACAAAAGAGTTGGTTGACCCTAATGCTCTCTACCGAGAACAGCTCTCGGAGCTTGGTGCGATGCTGCAATGGGCTCGTCAGCAGCAGGGGCAAAGCCTAGAGGTCATGGCTGAAAAAACCTTGATTCGTCCTAGCCTATTGACCGCCATTGAACAAGGCGATCTGGACGGGCTGCCCGAACCGGTATACATCCGTGGCCTTCTGCGCCGCTATGGTGATGCTCTCCAACTCGACGGCGAGACCCTCGCCAGTCAGTTTTTTACTCCACCCCGCATTCAGCGGACCTCTTGGAAAGAGACTCCAGCAGCGCAGCTCCGCCCTTTGCATCTCTATGGGGCATACTTCGTGCTGCTAGTGGCGGCTATTAGTGGCTTGTCCTACGTGCTGCGTCAGACGGCCCCAGAGGTCACGGTGCTGCCTCCTTTAAATCCCCTAGAAGGAGTCGAGGGGCCAGCTAATCCAGGCCCGAATAATACTCCTGCCCCCGCCGCTGCCGAGCCTGAGGATCCCAAAGCTCCGATTAAAGTCAAAATGACGCTCACTGCCCAGTCTTGGCTACGCATCACCTCCGACGGTAAAACCGAGTTCGAAGGTATTTTGCAGCCCGGCGACACTCGTCTGTGGACCGCAGATCAAGCATTAACGGTGCGAGCGGGCAATGCTGGTGCCGTGATGGTCAGCTACAACGACAAGCAGGCCCAAGCCCTAGGCCAGCCTGGAATGGTGCGAGAAATTACCTACTCCCCCATTGAAGCTATCAGCCTAGCCTGGTAG
- the purM gene encoding phosphoribosylformylglycinamidine cyclo-ligase has product MDYRDAGVDVEAGRSFVQRIRTMVDSTRRPEVLGGLGGFSGLCELPAGYREPVLVSGTDGVGTKLKIAQITQRHSTVGIDLVAMCVNDILTSGAEPLFFLDYLATGKLEPAALAEVVEGIVAGCRMAGCALLGGETAEMPGFYGPGEYDLAGFCVGVVEKSQILDGSQVQVGDRIIGLASSGVHSNGFSLVRKVVAEGQRTDTTNTGYSWDETVPVLGDHSLGEVFLTPTRIYVEPVLKARREGLTIHGMAHITGGGLPENLPRCLGPEQSIHIQEGSWPVPPVFSWLAEAGQVPAADLYNTFNMGLGFALVVPPQESDRALAWLAEHQVEAHLVGEVTAGSGEVTGLPE; this is encoded by the coding sequence ATGGACTATCGGGATGCTGGTGTAGATGTAGAGGCAGGGCGTAGCTTTGTGCAGCGCATTCGCACCATGGTAGACAGCACCCGCCGTCCAGAGGTGTTAGGGGGCTTGGGAGGTTTCAGTGGCCTCTGCGAACTGCCTGCTGGCTACCGCGAGCCCGTGCTGGTGTCGGGCACTGATGGAGTAGGCACCAAGCTCAAAATCGCCCAGATCACCCAGCGCCACAGCACCGTCGGTATCGATCTGGTAGCCATGTGCGTCAACGATATCCTCACCAGCGGGGCCGAACCGCTATTTTTTCTCGACTATTTGGCCACGGGCAAGCTTGAGCCCGCCGCCTTGGCGGAGGTAGTAGAGGGCATTGTGGCCGGCTGCCGGATGGCCGGCTGTGCTCTGTTAGGGGGCGAAACTGCTGAGATGCCTGGCTTCTATGGCCCCGGTGAATACGACCTAGCGGGTTTCTGCGTCGGTGTGGTTGAGAAGTCTCAGATTTTGGATGGCAGCCAGGTACAGGTGGGCGATCGCATCATTGGCTTAGCCAGCAGCGGTGTGCACAGCAACGGCTTCAGCCTGGTGCGCAAGGTAGTGGCCGAGGGCCAGCGAACCGACACCACTAATACTGGCTATAGCTGGGACGAAACTGTACCGGTTCTAGGCGATCACAGCCTAGGGGAAGTCTTTCTCACCCCCACGCGCATCTACGTAGAGCCTGTACTCAAGGCTCGCCGGGAAGGGCTCACCATCCACGGCATGGCCCACATTACTGGTGGTGGGCTGCCCGAAAACCTGCCCCGCTGCTTGGGGCCAGAGCAGAGTATTCACATTCAAGAAGGCAGCTGGCCGGTACCCCCAGTGTTTAGCTGGTTAGCCGAGGCAGGGCAGGTACCCGCCGCCGATCTCTACAACACGTTTAATATGGGCCTGGGCTTTGCTCTAGTGGTTCCTCCCCAGGAGAGCGATCGCGCCCTTGCTTGGTTGGCCGAGCACCAGGTCGAGGCCCATTTAGTGGGCGAGGTGACCGCTGGATCGGGTGAAGTCACTGGCCTGCCCGAGTAG
- a CDS encoding sensor histidine kinase: protein MVIFAYLLGLATGALLLFWQQRHQRRRERRLITTLQATDWPTALGQVEQLVKTQPQQQRQLRSLGTSRDTLELILQTAPIGYLQVDEENQLIWCNDQANRLLKMNQPLTGSVQRRRLLLEVARSYELDALIEETREKQACCQREWMLYQISPDPLHPKEEPTFPLRGYAIPLDGGEVGVFLENRQEAALLVQQRDRWTSDVAHELKTPLTSIRLVAETLQPRVDESQRRWLDRLVNETIRLSNLVEDLLNLSRLQGDQFQGLSLKPVDLPQLVQRAWVSLEPLAQVKALKLAYDGPSHCLTNLDEPLFHRVLLNLIDNAIKHSPSRANVYVRLLEPGTAPALDHDAENPEPDTLILDVMDMGPGFSAKDLPYIFDRFYRADPSRTRTDPLVDLVPINTGTTPEIGRGTGLGLAIVSQIIEAHNGTITAANHPELGGGWLRLRLPATQPNSLL, encoded by the coding sequence TTGGTTATTTTTGCATATCTGCTGGGGCTAGCTACGGGAGCGCTACTGCTATTTTGGCAGCAGCGGCACCAGCGGCGCCGTGAGCGACGCTTGATCACAACTCTGCAAGCCACCGATTGGCCCACAGCTTTAGGACAAGTTGAGCAGTTGGTGAAAACCCAGCCTCAGCAGCAGCGGCAGCTGCGATCGCTAGGCACCAGCCGCGACACCCTAGAGCTCATTTTACAGACCGCTCCCATCGGCTATCTACAGGTCGATGAAGAAAACCAGCTGATCTGGTGTAACGACCAGGCCAACCGCCTGCTCAAGATGAATCAGCCCCTGACAGGGTCGGTGCAGCGCCGCCGTCTGCTGCTAGAGGTGGCCCGCTCCTACGAACTCGATGCGCTGATCGAAGAAACCCGAGAGAAGCAAGCGTGCTGTCAGCGCGAATGGATGCTCTATCAGATTTCTCCGGATCCACTCCATCCTAAAGAAGAGCCTACCTTTCCTCTGCGGGGCTATGCTATTCCCCTGGATGGAGGTGAAGTCGGCGTATTTCTGGAAAATCGCCAAGAGGCCGCCTTGTTGGTGCAGCAGCGCGATCGCTGGACCTCTGATGTAGCCCACGAGCTCAAAACTCCTCTCACGTCCATTCGCCTGGTGGCCGAAACCCTTCAGCCCCGAGTCGATGAGAGCCAACGCCGCTGGCTTGACCGTTTAGTCAACGAAACCATTCGCCTCAGCAATTTAGTTGAAGACCTGCTGAATCTCAGCCGTCTCCAAGGGGATCAGTTTCAGGGTCTGAGCCTCAAGCCTGTCGATCTGCCCCAGCTGGTTCAACGGGCCTGGGTTAGCCTGGAGCCTCTGGCGCAGGTTAAAGCGCTTAAACTAGCTTACGACGGCCCTTCCCACTGTCTAACCAATCTCGATGAGCCGCTTTTCCATCGGGTGCTGCTCAACTTGATTGACAATGCCATTAAACACAGTCCCAGTCGCGCCAACGTCTATGTTCGGTTGTTAGAACCGGGAACTGCCCCAGCGTTGGATCACGATGCCGAAAACCCAGAGCCAGATACGCTCATTCTCGACGTGATGGATATGGGTCCAGGCTTCAGCGCTAAAGATTTGCCCTATATTTTCGACCGCTTTTACCGGGCCGATCCCTCGCGCACCCGCACTGACCCGTTGGTTGACCTAGTTCCTATAAATACCGGGACCACTCCAGAAATTGGCCGCGGTACAGGGCTGGGCCTAGCCATTGTGAGCCAGATTATAGAGGCCCACAATGGCACAATTACCGCCGCTAATCATCCCGAGCTGGGCGGCGGCTGGCTGCGGCTGCGGCTGCCGGCTACCCAGCCCAATAGCTTGTTATGA
- a CDS encoding site-specific integrase, with protein sequence MDFAERLNRANGRLKAARIRVRLQVLNQKLYVRGTFPPAPGSTKDSPHQQRIALGLPANPRGLALAEEQAKGIGVALEAGRFNWEHYRGDRAETVGDWVERFKRRWKGAAITWKTDYQQPFNKLPMDAPLTAVLLEQTAEKRTEEDSRSRLRACNAYRQLAEFAGLPVDGFAQLKGSYSAAAVDPRSLPTDTAIARWRDTITDPGWRWLFGMLAAYGLRPHEVYSIDLADFPTVRVHEDTKTGSRFVWPLYPEWSTNWELNVVTMPPLENIAGCSNGQLGTKTAKAFNRLGFCHAYDLRHSFARRCLEFGYSPEFGAKLMGHSPETHCKVYRRWIDEGTYWAIYQAGVSRAERPKPPA encoded by the coding sequence ATGGATTTTGCAGAGCGGCTGAACCGTGCGAACGGTCGCCTTAAGGCGGCTAGGATTCGTGTACGGCTGCAAGTGCTCAATCAGAAGCTTTATGTCAGGGGCACGTTTCCCCCTGCCCCTGGCAGCACGAAAGATTCGCCACATCAGCAGCGGATCGCCCTGGGGCTACCGGCAAACCCTAGGGGCCTAGCTCTGGCCGAGGAACAGGCGAAGGGGATAGGGGTAGCCCTAGAGGCTGGCCGGTTCAATTGGGAGCATTACCGGGGCGACCGGGCCGAGACGGTAGGAGATTGGGTAGAGCGGTTTAAGCGTCGGTGGAAGGGTGCCGCTATCACCTGGAAAACCGATTACCAGCAGCCCTTTAATAAACTGCCCATGGATGCGCCGTTGACGGCCGTCCTGCTGGAGCAGACCGCCGAGAAACGAACGGAGGAGGATTCGCGGTCGCGGCTGCGGGCCTGCAATGCTTACCGCCAGCTGGCAGAGTTCGCGGGCCTGCCGGTGGATGGTTTTGCCCAGCTCAAGGGCAGCTATAGCGCCGCGGCGGTTGACCCACGATCGTTGCCGACCGACACGGCGATCGCCCGCTGGCGAGACACCATCACTGATCCGGGGTGGCGGTGGCTATTTGGGATGCTGGCGGCTTATGGGTTACGGCCTCATGAGGTGTATTCCATCGACCTGGCCGACTTCCCCACCGTGAGGGTGCATGAGGACACCAAAACCGGCTCGCGGTTTGTATGGCCACTTTACCCAGAGTGGTCAACCAACTGGGAACTAAACGTGGTGACCATGCCGCCGCTCGAAAATATTGCCGGATGCAGCAACGGTCAACTGGGGACCAAAACGGCGAAGGCCTTTAACCGCTTAGGTTTTTGCCATGCCTATGACCTGCGCCACAGCTTTGCTCGCCGTTGTCTTGAGTTTGGTTACTCACCGGAATTTGGGGCCAAGCTGATGGGCCATAGCCCAGAGACACACTGCAAGGTCTACCGGCGATGGATTGATGAGGGCACCTATTGGGCCATCTACCAGGCAGGTGTTAGTCGGGCCGAGCGGCCTAAGCCACCAGCTTGA
- a CDS encoding DUF6220 domain-containing protein, translating into MKLSAELSDQITENQPSQPVMLIYYAAAVFFNLCLTAQVLTVGLAYFYNPTWWNLHVWLVRGYGGLSLFLLVGAWYLPLPQRIKALATGLPVLLGLQFLTIHFQMPFSAPIPLAVLHPLIGFSLFSASTTLVHRMRHIVWPQTAT; encoded by the coding sequence ATGAAACTTTCCGCTGAGCTATCAGATCAAATTACTGAAAATCAGCCTTCTCAACCCGTAATGCTGATCTATTACGCGGCTGCAGTCTTCTTTAATCTCTGTTTGACCGCTCAAGTTTTAACGGTAGGACTGGCTTACTTTTATAACCCCACCTGGTGGAATCTCCATGTTTGGCTAGTGCGAGGCTATGGTGGGCTGTCTTTGTTCTTGCTAGTCGGAGCTTGGTACCTACCTCTACCGCAGCGCATTAAGGCTCTTGCCACAGGTTTGCCCGTTCTTCTAGGACTGCAATTTCTAACCATTCATTTTCAAATGCCGTTTTCAGCGCCAATTCCCCTCGCTGTTTTGCATCCCTTGATTGGATTTTCGCTATTCTCAGCTTCCACTACGTTGGTGCATCGTATGAGGCATATTGTGTGGCCTCAAACAGCAACCTAA